One Glycine max cultivar Williams 82 chromosome 4, Glycine_max_v4.0, whole genome shotgun sequence DNA segment encodes these proteins:
- the LOC100780097 gene encoding polygalacturonase: MKFTIITIFFSLFLLDFGFAQQGDLDISRFGGKPNTNIGQAFLSAWTQACASPTAVKIVIPAGTYQMGAVDVKGPCKAPIEVQVDGTIQAPANPTDLKAAHQWFVVQYVNSFTLSGKGVFDGQGATAWKQNDCTTNKDCKMLCMNFGFNFLNNSIVRDITSKDSKNFHVNVLGCNNFTFDGFKVSAPKDSPNTDGIHIGRSTDVKILNTNIATGDDCVSLGDGCKNITVQNVNCGPGHGISVGSLGKYDSEEPVAGFLVKNCTLNGTDNGVRIKTWPNTPGAITITDMHFEDLTMNNVTNPIIIDQEYCPWNQCSKQNPSKIKISKVSFKNIKGTSGSQEGVVLVCSSGVPCEGVEMADIDLTFNGAAATAKCANVKPTITGKAPTCAA, encoded by the exons atgaaGTTCACTATAATcacaatatttttctctttatttctaCTTGACTTTGGTTTTGCACAACAGGGGGATCTTGACATATCAAGATTTGGAGGAAAACCAAATACAAATATAGGCCAG GCTTTCTTAAGTGCCTGGACTCAAGCATGTGCATCACCAACTGCTGTCAAAATTGTGATTCCAGCTGGCACATACCAAATGGGTGCAGTTGATGTCAAAGGTCCTTGCAAGGCTCCTATTGAGGTTCAAGTTGATGGAACAATTCAAGCACCTGCAAACCCAACTGACCTTAAGGCGGCTCATCAATGGTTTGTTGTTCAATATGTTAACTCTTTCACCCTGTCGGGTAAAGGTGTTTTTGATGGTCAAGGGGCAACTGCTtggaaacaaaatgattgtaCAACAAACAAGGACTGCAAGATGCTTTGCATG aattttggttttaatttcctCAATAATTCAATTGTCCGTGACATTACTTCCAAGGATAGCAAAAACTTTCATGTGAATGTTTTGGGGTGCAACAATTTCACATTTGATGGGTTTAAAGTTAGTGCACCAAAAGATAGCCCCAACACTGACGGAATCCACATTGGAAGATCCACAGATGTGAAGATTCTTAACACAAACATTGCTACTGGAGATGATTGTGTCTCATTGGGTGATGGTTGCAAAAATATAACTGTCCAAAATGTGAATTGTGGACCTGGTCATGGCATTAGTGTTGGAAGCCTTGGGAAGTACGATTCTGAAGAGCCTGTTGCAGGTTTTCTAGTTAAGAATTGCACTTTGAATGGAACAGATAATGGTGTGAGAATTAAGACTTGGCCTAACACGCCAGGAGCAATTACAATTACTGATATGCATTTTGAAGATCTTACCATGAATAATGTTACGAACCCTATCATCATAGACCAAGAGTATTGTCCTTGGAACCAATGCTCCAAACAG AATCCGTCAAAAATCAAGATAAGCAAGGTTTCCTTCAAGAACATTAAGGGCACTTCAGGAAGTCAAGAAGGGGTGGTTCTTGTTTGTAGTAGTGGTGTACCATGTGAGGGTGTAGAGATGGCTGATATTGATCTCACATTCAATGGAGCTGCAGCAACAGCTAAATGTGCTAATGTCAAGCCCACAATAACAGGAAAAGCTCCTACTTGTGCAGCCTAG